TATCGACGCGTCACTGACCGGCAATGGGTACTACTCTTATTTTCCGGCAAAAACCCGGTAATCGATATCCGGAAAAATCGTAAACTTTTTCTCGAGCGCGGAAAGCCATGCTTGATCGATCCTGTCGCCGTTGAGGGCGTCAAACAGCGTGGTGAAATGGGCGATATGCTCTTTTGTCCGCTTTTTCGCGTACGGTACCGTCGTCCCGGTCTTCATGATAAAGGCCCAGTCGGATGCCTGCGCGAGCAGCAGCTCCCTTGCCGCCTGATTCAACGCCCTTTTCCGGATCCCGGTCGCTTCGGGATATTTGACCGCGAGTTCGGTCATCCGTTCGGCCGCTTTATGAATATGCCGGTAAATCCAGTCGTTACTCTCGTCCAACCATACTTCTCCGTACCCGTTATTCCCCCAACTCGAAGCCGAAGGAGTGGACACCTGATTCGCGCCGTGCAGGTCGAGATAATCCGACGGTGTTTTCATCCCGACGATATCGGCCGCCTCTGCGGTGACACGGATCATATGTTCGATCCATTCGGGCCCCTCAAACCACCAGTGACCGAAGAGTTCGGCATCGAAAGGACTCACGATAACGGGCGGGCGATCCATAAGCGGGGCCAAACGCTCTATCTGCTTGCACCTCATATAGACGAAATTATCCGCGTGTTCCTTCACTTTTTCAAGCGCTGCCGCCCTGTTATACGGTTTCTTTATGTTCGTGGGTCCAGTAATCGCATAATACTTGATTCCCGTATTGATTCGCAGATCACCTTCATGAATGTACGGGCGGATATAATCGATGGGCAGATCATATCCGATGTCGCGATAATATTCCCTGTACAGATAATCGCTCGGATACCCGTCCTCCGCGGACCAGACGGCCCATGAAGAAGCCGGATCCCGCCCGAAAGCGGCGACGAGATTGTTGCAGTAAAGCGGGGCATATATGCCGTATTTCGGTTTTCTCTCTGCAAAGAGGAGACCGTGCGTATCGGTAAAAAAGAACCGGATCCCGTTATCTTTGAGGTGGGTTTCCAGCCCCGGATAATATCCGCACTCCGGAAGCCAGATTCCTTCCGGATCGCCCGAAAACACCCTCCGGTGTGACGCCACCGCGAACCGTATTTGTGCCCCGACATTCTCCGTGTAGTTTTCGATATGGGGAAGAAAGCAATGCGTGGCACTGCAGGTGATAAGCTGGAGACAACCTTTTTCCTCGAACTTCTTGAATCCCTTCAGGATGTTCTTTCCATAGACGTCGATAAAATCATGATGATTCTGTTTGAACATATCGACATACATACAGGCAAGGGTATGAAACTCCGGCTCGTTCTCCGTTCTCATTTTTTCCTTTTCCGCGAGTTCGATGAGTCTTTCAGTGTAGCGGAGATAGCGTCCTGTGAGAAGCTCGTCGGATAACATTGCGGCGAGAGTCGGCGATATGCTGATGGTAATCCTGAACGGAATCCCTTCATGCTGCAAACGATCGAATACCCGCAGAAGGGGGAGATATGTTTCGGAGATTGCTTCGAAAAGCCAGTTTTCTTCGAGAAAGGCTTCATGTTCGGGATGCCTCACGAACGGCAGATGGGCATGCAGCACCAATGTAAAATAACCCTTTGACATTTTTTTTCCTTTCGATCTTCAATCGTTCCGTCTATCCGTACGGGATATAGCTCGAGCTGACAAATGATATTATCCGCTGGGGAATCCCCGCTGAGGCGGGATGAAAACTGGCAAAATCCTTCCGGATTAAATCGATGATCTTGTCCGTGGAGCCAGCGATCCATTCATTATCGATCACCCCGGAAATATTTTCACGCGGCGAGTTGATCACGTTCGATTGTGCGATAAATTTCTTCTCACCGTTCGATGAATACAATAGCTGAATGATATAGACGCTGTCCGGGTGGGGTACATTGATGTACCATTTGCCATCGTTGAGCAGAACGGGAATATCAAAATAGAAATTTGAATTATTCCCGTTAAAATCGATGAGTTTTATGTCGTGCACACGCAACAACAGCCCCTCGAATCCCTGATCCGTTTTTATCCGACGCAATGTTTGTTTATCGATCTCCCAATACGCGAACGCCCAGTACGGATCGCGCGCCATCAGAATAATCCGAGTCGTCCCGTATGAATCCGGCAGTACGATCTCTTCACTGTCGCGGACATCCAGCTCTTCATCGCGCGAGAGTCTGTACTTCATTCCCTCGATCTTCACCGAAACATTATCGAACTCCCTTTCTTCCTCCCGTTCATCGTACGATTCACAAACCCTTTTGATAAGTGTTTCACGGTCGATATCATCGGGGACGGGAATATCAATATCGTGCGCTATTTTTTTGAGTTCATCCAGGGTTAATTGTTCAAGCCGCTCTCTTCTCATAATCACATCCGATCTTCATTCGTAATAACACCCTATATACTAGTGAATGCGTGGCGGTGTGTCAAGATGAAGGAAGTCCCGGCTTTTTTTGTTACATTGATTTTTTCATCGATATGCCCGCGATCTGGCTAAAATACCCGCCTTGTCCCGTAAGCCGCCTGTGTACGGCGACCGGAGAAGACCGGGGGCAAAAGGCACGAGAAGTGCGCTATGGTTATTCAGGCGAACCTGCTTTACAAAGTACATGAAAACCGTACAATGGGATATATGAAGAACAACCTCATTATTCATGGCCATTTCTACCAGCCACCGCGTGAAGATCCATGGATCGGGCTTGTTCCCTCTCAACCTTCCGCCTATCCGTATCATGACTGGAATGAACGTATTACAAAAGAATGTTATGCAGCCAATTCCATGTCCCGGACGCTGAACGGTTTCGGCCAGATAACCGATATCGTCAACAATTACGCCTATATTTCCTTTAATTTCGGGCCCACACTCCTCAACTGGCTCAAAACCAACACGGATCATGTTTACGAAAATATCCTCGAAGCGGACAGGGAAAGCATGAAACGTAATAACGGGCACGGCAACGCAATCGCCCAGGCCTATAATCACACCATTCTTCCCCTCTGCTCTCCGGAGGATGCCAGAACCCAGATTATCTGGGGTCTGAAGGATTTCGAGGCCCATTTTGGAAGAAATTCGGAAGGGATCTGGCTGCCCGAGGCGGCGGTCAGCATGCCGGTAATCGATTTAATGATCGAACAGGGGATACGGTTCATCATTCTCTCTCCCTGGCAGGCGGAAGCCATTTGTCCTATCGGCGCGAACAAATGGCAGCCGTTACACCATAATCCCGTCCCGAGCGGCCAGGCATATCAGATTGACCGGCCCCATGGCTCTATCGCCGTTTTTTTCTATAATCATATCCTCGCAACCGGAATCTCGTTTCAGAATTTTCTTCGTAATGCGGACAGGTTATATGAAAAACTGATATCTTTTAAACAGAATGCGGACCCCCACTACCTCGTGAATATCGCCACAGACGGAGAAGTCTACGGACATCACGAACCCTTTGGCGATATGTGTCTCGCGGCCCTGATAAAACTCGTAGAAAAAAACGATGATTTTACTTTTATGAACTACGGCATGTATCTCGATATGTATCCTCCCACTTGCCTTGTCAAACTGAAAGAAGGTGAACAGGGACACGGTACATCATGGAGCTGCATCCATGGTGTAGCCAGATGGTACAGAAATTGCGGCTGTACGACAGGCAGCCGGGACGGGTGGAACCAGGAATGGCGTACACCCCTCCGAAACGCCTTTATATCCCTTCGGGACAAACTTCGCGCTCTTTTTATCAGGGAAATGACGACGCTTTCTTCCCACGATCCCATGGAGATCAGGAATACCTATATCGATGTCATAACTGAAAAAGCAAACAGAACCAATTTTATCCGGCGATATGTCGACAGGTCAGACCCTTCCGATACCGGCATACTGAAGCGTTTCTTTTCACTCATGGAAGGCCAGAAATACGCCATGTACATGTTTACTTCCTGCGGCTGGTTTTTTTCGGATATCTCCGGAATCGAAACAATGCAGAACATGAGATACGCGATAAAGGCCCTCGATCTCCATGGCCTGCCCTATGACAAGGATATTACCACACCGTTTCTCTCCGAACTTGAAACCGCGCGAAGCAACATCAGTTCTTTCGGATCCGGAAGAAATATCGTTGAATCGATTATCCTCGAGGAAAAAAAGGGACTTCAGCATGGAGCGGCGATTTTTATTCTGTCCGAACTCTGGGCCAGCAAAACCTATAAAAACGACACCTACGGTATATTCAAACTCGCAGATTTCTCGGCCGAAAAACCGGGTACCAATAAAACCGTGGTTGAAAAACGTGGACGGGTAACCGTACGAAATTATATGGTCCAGCATGAAACGACATACGTTTTTTCATTAAAGGAAAAGGAACTCGAAGGGATCTCACTCACCCTCAGGGAGGACGTCCCGGGCGACAAGCATCAGGAAGAAATCGAAATTTCCGTCGCCGATCTGCCCGTCGAACTCAAAACACATATCACCGATTCCGTTTCCTCCCACGTTGTCGATCGTTGCATAAACAACAGTATCGAATCATTCAACGCAACGCGGAGTGCCCTCGTCTATTTGAAAAAGATGAACGTCAGCGGACCGCACACCATTATCGATCTCGCGGAGCTGCTAATCGACCGTATGCTCGAGCAATTACTCAATGACCGCACGGTTGTTCCTTCTGAAGCGACATTGGGCCGCATCAAGGATCTGATGCTTTTTGCAAACGAATACGAGTTGAACGTTGATATTGACAGCCTTAAAACGAAAGTCTCCTCGATCATCTCCTACCAGGCGGAACGGCTAACCGATATGATCGAAGAGGAACCGACAAGGATTATCATTCATCTGCTTGAAACCTGTCGCCGTTTCGGAAGTGAACCGGAAATAACACGGGCACAGGACAGGGTATTTCAACTGCTAAAAGCGGCGGAGCATGCCGCGTCAAGAGTACTCGACGGTAAAATGGATTTTTCCGTACTCAACAGAATTCGGCGCCTTATCAAACTCGGCGCCACATTAGGATTTGACGTAGAAAAACACAAGGAAAACTTTTTCGTTTTCGAGTAAATTCCGTACCCGCATAAATCCGCCTCAGCGGAAGACGACCCCGTTTTCTCACAAGCCGGTTTCATTTGAAATCGATCGTTTGCATGACGGAAAATTGTCTCACGGGACTCGCAATCCGCCGTATGCAGACTCCTTGACAGCGGTATTACAAAGTAATATTATAATAGCAGAGAAGGAGAACAATGACCATGGCAAAACAGAAACATGATGTGGTGACATTCAAAGTCGAATCGTCTCTTGCCGCGATATTGAAAAAACTCCCGAATAAATCGGCATTTATACGAAATGCCATATTAAAATCATTCGAGAATCTCTGTCCGCTCTGCCAGGGAAGCGGTATCCTTTCTATCGATCAGAAAGAGCATTGGGACAGGTTCAAGGCGAACCATCCTCTTAAAAAATGCAGCGAATGTGAATCATTTTATCTGGAGTGCCGCGCGGGGCGAACCGGATAGCCGGACCGTCACGTGAAATACATGGCAATATGTCCGGCACATTGAATCACGGACGAGGGGGATGAGTAAAATGAAAAAAGAAATTATCCGAATGGAAAACGTCAGTTTCTCATATGATAAGTCATACGTCCTCAAGGATGTTACCTTGAGTTTTTATGAAAACGAAATGGTGAGCATTATCGGTCCGAACGGAAGCGGAAAAACGACATTACTCAAACTCATCCTCGGACTTATCAGACCTGATCGCGGACACATTACGGTATTTTCACAATCGCCCGAACACAACGAGCATACAACCGGGTATGTTCCGCAGTATGCGATATTCGATCCCGAGTTTCCCGTTGCCGTCATCGATGTCGTATTAATGGGACGTCTCGGTCTTTCCGGCGGGCTTTTTTACCGGAAGAAAGACAGACAGGCAGCCCATGAAGCGCTCGAAAAAGTCAACCTCCGTGATTTCGGCCCGCGCCGGTTTTCCTCCCTTTCGGGCGGCCAGCGGCAACGTGTCCTGATCGCGCGTGCCCTGGCTTCCTCCCCCCGGCTTCTCCTCCTCGACGAGCCCACCGCACACGTCGACAGGTCCACGGAACAGCAGCTTTATTGTCTTATCAAGGATATATCCCGGGACATCACCGTGCTGCTCGTTTCCCATGATCTGGGTGTTGTTCCGAAAATATCCGACCGTATCGCATGCGTCAATCAAAGCGTAAAAATACACGCGTCAAAAGAATTAACCGGGAATGATATTCAAACCATATATAACTACGATATCAATCTCGTTGAACACTCAAGAGAATGTGAGGAATTAATGTCATGACGGCCTTTTTCAGCGATGTACTCGTTTTCCCCTTTCTTCAATACGCGCTTTTCGCGGCGATCCTTTCCTCGATCGCCTGCGGTGTCGTGGGAAGCTATATTACCGTAAAACGAATCACCTATATCGCGGGCGCGATCGCCCACAGTATACTTGGCGGCATGGGTATCGCAAAATACCTCAATGTGACCGCCGGACTTGATTTCATCCAACCGCTGCACGGCGCCATCGTTTTCGCCCTGGCGGCCGCTATTATTATCGGACTTGTCACCCTGTACAGCAAACAGCGAATCGATACGGTATTGAGTGCCATCTGGGCGATCGGCATGGCGACGGGAATACTCTTTATCTACGCCACACCCGGTTACCGCGAGGATCTCATGAGTTACCTGTTCGGCAACATCCTCATGGTCGGTCCGCAGGATCTCATGCTGATCGGAATACTCGATGTCATTATCATGACCGCCGGTATCCTCTTCTACACGAGGATTCTGGCAATCTCTTTTGATGCCGAATATGCGCGCCTTCGGGGGATAAACGTGCGTTTTTACCTGCTCGCCCTTCTCGTCCTCACCGCTCTCACGATTGTTGTCCTTATTCAGATCGTGGGAATCGTCATGGTTATTGCGCTTCTCTCCCTGCCCGCGGCGACCGCATCAATTTTCACGAGACAACTCTGGCAGATGACCCTGAGTTCGATTCTCCTCTGCCTTCTGTATACGATCGGCGGACTCATCATCAGTTATGGCCCTGATCTTCCGGCGGGTGCGACGATCATCGTTCTTTCCGGGACCGTGTACCTTCTGGTACTGGGGGCGAAAAAGCTGCATCGGGCGTCGTCCGCCCGGCGGCCGCATTGATGGACCACCGTACACGAAGCGTAACAACGCCTCCTCCAAAGAAGCAACTTCCGTTGGAAACCGTTTCCTCATGGAAATGAAATTCCCTTCGTGCTTCACGCATCACCGGTCCGGCCCCCGCTCACTTGACAGAAACTTCTTCAAGGGACTACATTATTATACATGAAAACGGATACCGGCGGCCGGGCCCGAAGCAAGATACGTGTATCCGGCCCGGAATAAATCGAAAACCGAGGAGGACCATATGAAACCTTCACGACGGCTTATCGTGATGACCCTGACCGCATTCGTCTTTTCGGCGGCCTCACTGGCAGTGATTCCGGTTGCCTGCGGAAACGGCGGGAAAGAGAAACCGGCGGCCTCGACATCGATTCAGGAGGTGCCACGGACGGACGACGACCATGAAAGCCGCTACAGACCCGAACCGCTCAATATCGTCGTGACAACTGATTTTATCCGTGAACTGGTGTACATGTTCGCACGCTACCGATCGAATCCGACCCCCATCATCATAAAGCCTGGAACCAACCCCCTGCTTTACAAGGCAACCGAATCAGACGAAACATTGATGATGGACGCCGATCTTGTCATTTATAACGGACTCGGCCTTGAACCCGGTCTTTCCGACACCCTCGAACGGGTCGGCAAAACGGTTCCTTGCAGGGCGATTACCGCCTGTCTTTCGAAAGAGGACCTTATCAGATCGGACCTGTATGAAAGCGGATACGATCCCCATGTATGGTGGGATCTTACCTTATGGGAAAAGATACTCCGCTATATGGTGGATATCCTTGCCACAGTCGATCCCGAGTTCGAATTCGACTACGGTTCCACGTTTATCAGATACGGTCAGGAATTGAGTTTCGTCCGCCGCTACATCGGCAGCTGGGCTTCCCGAATTCCCGGTGAAAAAAGGATTCTCGTTACCCTTCACGACGCATTCCGTTATTTTGGAAGGGCATTCGATTTCGAGGTAAAAAGCCTTTATCTGCCGGGAACCGATACAATGAATCAAAAACGGCTGAATGAACTCGCCGATTTCATTATTGCCGGAAATATTGAAACCGTGTTTCCCGAAAAGGCGTTTCCGCATGACGACCTGCAAAGACTTATTAATGAAGTGGAAAAACGGGGCGGCCACGTGACGTCCGGGGACGAGCTTTACGCATATTCGCTCGGTGAAATGAATACCCCCGAGTATATCTTTCTCAGGGCATCGAGAATCATGATCGCGAGAATATATAAGGAATTGAAACCGCCCGACGGAATGGATATGCCGAAATGAGGAAAAAAAATAACAGAAAAAGCTTGATAAAATCGTAACTTTGATATAGATTTTTCATTAAATCATGTGAGAGAGGTGTAAAGCGATGAACGTAACCTATTGTGATATTACCAAAAAACCGATACAGAATGCTTCAAATGTTTATTCCTGGGAAATGCGTGAGTTTCGTTACGATATGATCCTTGACAAGGACATTTCTCCTGATGGTATGAGAAAACTCGAAGACTCCGTCAGAAAAGAGATGGAAAAAAAGAGATCCTTCAATTTCCTTGAACACAAAAAAATTCTCAAGGAACAACTGGATAAGGCGACCAGATAGTTTTCCCTCATATGCGGTTCCCAAAACCTGCCGTGCAGTTTCCGGGAACCGCAAACGATTTCCTTACGTCCTCAACGGTACCTTGTTCTTTTGTAAGGAGAGAGAATACAAGGAATTATTTTATGTCTCTATTTCCCACAAGCCGGATAAAAGCGATTGCATCTGGCTGCTTTCACCAAGAATCGATTGTCTGTCCGCAATAACGACCGATACCCCTTTGTCATATGCGTCGAGAAGCCGGTCCGAAACCGAAGCAAGTGAGTGGTGATCGGTGGAGAGGATAATATCCCTTCTTTTCTGTCTTATTTCATCGGAAATACCATAAAGCAGGCGCTTGAAACTGATATACCCGAGTTTTGCCGGTGTATAGGGCTTCTCGCTTTTACTGATGGTCCCGATAACCGCCTTTTCAATCTGGTCGGACGACAATGTTTTACCCCTGACGGCGAGGAGCGAATCCCTGAACGCCCTGAGGGTTTTCGTGATATTGGGGTCCCTGTAAGAAGAAAAGATAAAAATACCGTCGGTTCCAAAAAGCTGGGCTGACGCGCCATATGCCCCGCCCTTCATCCTCACCTCTTCCCATAAATAACCGGTGTTGAGAAGGTGGGAAAGGACCGCCTGAAGGGCATTTTCTTTGTTCGTATACGGGGCTCCCATAAACGCCCGGGCGATATATCCGACATTTGTCGTCGTTGCAATGGCTTCAACTTCATCATCGAAGGCGGGTTTCCGATAGACGGTCCTGTCCTCGGCCGGCGGCCGGCCGGCCGGAATCATTCCGACCATTCGTTCCATCTCCTTCTCGACGACGTCAAGGTACTTTTTTTCACACGTCAGATTGAGTGCAAGCCGATGCCGGTTGACGAGTTCATCCCGTACCCTCGATAGCTGCATTTTTACCGTTTCTATTTTTTCATCCAGTCCCCTGGAAAGCTCTTTCAGATAGAGAATTTGTTCGATGCCCCTCACTTTCTCTTCGAGTGAAAGTGACGGGGAAAGCCTGCTTCCCGCTCGAAGTGAGGCATAGAAATTACCACTCGGGATGAGTGATGAACGGTAATTGTTGCGTAATTCGAAAACCATATCCGATATACGGCGGGTATCCGTGAAATCGGCGTGAAGAAGAAGATCGGTCATCAATGACAGTGCCTCTTTGACATTCTCCTCGAGTGCCATTACTCTGAATATGGTATATGCCCGATGTTCCCCGCTGACCACGTCCGTATTCGTAGAAAACGTACCGAAAAACCCGCCGGTATACAGTGACAATTTTCTCGCGACAACCTCGTAGCCTATGCCCGGCAGCCCTGCACCGCTGACGGCCTTTCTGAACATAGTCATGGCCGGAATCAACTCACAGTCGATACCGCTCATATCAAATGCGACATCGACATACACGATCCCGTTTGTCCCGATATCATGAAAGTAAAGCGGCACGGAATTGTGCACGAGCCGCTTTTCAATGGGAATAGCGGGGGGACTTTTCGGCATATCGCGAAGCGACAAAGACGGGATTTTCTTTATGTCGAAAGGAGAATCCGGTGTTTCCTGATACTTTCTCAATTTCTCCATGGCCGTCCTGATTTTCCCGAGTTCGGTTTCGTTCGATTCAATATTCGAAAGCCGTTTGCGGATCTTCGTTTCCTCGCGCCGCTTTTGTGCGTGATCCGGCTTCACAATAAGAAGTGTTCTGTGATTATTGTCGATAAGATATGTTCGCAGGAGATGTTGCAGATAGTCCTTCTCCCGTGCGAGCCGTTCCCGGAACTCATCCATCCGCTCATCGAAAAAAAAGGAGTCCGCCGTATTTGCATCATACAACCATCCCTTGAGGACCCTCATCATCTGCCGTAATCCGTAAGGTCCGCCGCTTGACGATATCTCGCGGTTCCTGAAGACGATCCGTTGCACGGCGGCCCGAAGAAGCTCGTCGTCCCACCCGTCTGATGCCAGTTTTTCGAGCGTACGGGTGACGAGCGACAACATCGTTTCCTTTTTCGACTCGTCCGTGCCCCGCAATCCGATGGAAAACACCATTTCCTTGAACCCCGTTTCAAGTCCGGT
This window of the Spirochaetales bacterium genome carries:
- a CDS encoding ABC transporter ATP-binding protein — protein: MSKMKKEIIRMENVSFSYDKSYVLKDVTLSFYENEMVSIIGPNGSGKTTLLKLILGLIRPDRGHITVFSQSPEHNEHTTGYVPQYAIFDPEFPVAVIDVVLMGRLGLSGGLFYRKKDRQAAHEALEKVNLRDFGPRRFSSLSGGQRQRVLIARALASSPRLLLLDEPTAHVDRSTEQQLYCLIKDISRDITVLLVSHDLGVVPKISDRIACVNQSVKIHASKELTGNDIQTIYNYDINLVEHSRECEELMS
- a CDS encoding metal ABC transporter permease; this encodes MTAFFSDVLVFPFLQYALFAAILSSIACGVVGSYITVKRITYIAGAIAHSILGGMGIAKYLNVTAGLDFIQPLHGAIVFALAAAIIIGLVTLYSKQRIDTVLSAIWAIGMATGILFIYATPGYREDLMSYLFGNILMVGPQDLMLIGILDVIIMTAGILFYTRILAISFDAEYARLRGINVRFYLLALLVLTALTIVVLIQIVGIVMVIALLSLPAATASIFTRQLWQMTLSSILLCLLYTIGGLIISYGPDLPAGATIIVLSGTVYLLVLGAKKLHRASSARRPH
- a CDS encoding DUF3536 domain-containing protein, whose amino-acid sequence is MVIQANLLYKVHENRTMGYMKNNLIIHGHFYQPPREDPWIGLVPSQPSAYPYHDWNERITKECYAANSMSRTLNGFGQITDIVNNYAYISFNFGPTLLNWLKTNTDHVYENILEADRESMKRNNGHGNAIAQAYNHTILPLCSPEDARTQIIWGLKDFEAHFGRNSEGIWLPEAAVSMPVIDLMIEQGIRFIILSPWQAEAICPIGANKWQPLHHNPVPSGQAYQIDRPHGSIAVFFYNHILATGISFQNFLRNADRLYEKLISFKQNADPHYLVNIATDGEVYGHHEPFGDMCLAALIKLVEKNDDFTFMNYGMYLDMYPPTCLVKLKEGEQGHGTSWSCIHGVARWYRNCGCTTGSRDGWNQEWRTPLRNAFISLRDKLRALFIREMTTLSSHDPMEIRNTYIDVITEKANRTNFIRRYVDRSDPSDTGILKRFFSLMEGQKYAMYMFTSCGWFFSDISGIETMQNMRYAIKALDLHGLPYDKDITTPFLSELETARSNISSFGSGRNIVESIILEEKKGLQHGAAIFILSELWASKTYKNDTYGIFKLADFSAEKPGTNKTVVEKRGRVTVRNYMVQHETTYVFSLKEKELEGISLTLREDVPGDKHQEEIEISVADLPVELKTHITDSVSSHVVDRCINNSIESFNATRSALVYLKKMNVSGPHTIIDLAELLIDRMLEQLLNDRTVVPSEATLGRIKDLMLFANEYELNVDIDSLKTKVSSIISYQAERLTDMIEEEPTRIIIHLLETCRRFGSEPEITRAQDRVFQLLKAAEHAASRVLDGKMDFSVLNRIRRLIKLGATLGFDVEKHKENFFVFE
- a CDS encoding CopG family transcriptional regulator; its protein translation is MAKQKHDVVTFKVESSLAAILKKLPNKSAFIRNAILKSFENLCPLCQGSGILSIDQKEHWDRFKANHPLKKCSECESFYLECRAGRTG
- a CDS encoding DUF1957 domain-containing protein: MSKGYFTLVLHAHLPFVRHPEHEAFLEENWLFEAISETYLPLLRVFDRLQHEGIPFRITISISPTLAAMLSDELLTGRYLRYTERLIELAEKEKMRTENEPEFHTLACMYVDMFKQNHHDFIDVYGKNILKGFKKFEEKGCLQLITCSATHCFLPHIENYTENVGAQIRFAVASHRRVFSGDPEGIWLPECGYYPGLETHLKDNGIRFFFTDTHGLLFAERKPKYGIYAPLYCNNLVAAFGRDPASSWAVWSAEDGYPSDYLYREYYRDIGYDLPIDYIRPYIHEGDLRINTGIKYYAITGPTNIKKPYNRAAALEKVKEHADNFVYMRCKQIERLAPLMDRPPVIVSPFDAELFGHWWFEGPEWIEHMIRVTAEAADIVGMKTPSDYLDLHGANQVSTPSASSWGNNGYGEVWLDESNDWIYRHIHKAAERMTELAVKYPEATGIRKRALNQAARELLLAQASDWAFIMKTGTTVPYAKKRTKEHIAHFTTLFDALNGDRIDQAWLSALEKKFTIFPDIDYRVFAGK
- a CDS encoding DUF4912 domain-containing protein, coding for MRRERLEQLTLDELKKIAHDIDIPVPDDIDRETLIKRVCESYDEREEEREFDNVSVKIEGMKYRLSRDEELDVRDSEEIVLPDSYGTTRIILMARDPYWAFAYWEIDKQTLRRIKTDQGFEGLLLRVHDIKLIDFNGNNSNFYFDIPVLLNDGKWYINVPHPDSVYIIQLLYSSNGEKKFIAQSNVINSPRENISGVIDNEWIAGSTDKIIDLIRKDFASFHPASAGIPQRIISFVSSSYIPYG
- a CDS encoding zinc ABC transporter substrate-binding protein, which codes for MKPSRRLIVMTLTAFVFSAASLAVIPVACGNGGKEKPAASTSIQEVPRTDDDHESRYRPEPLNIVVTTDFIRELVYMFARYRSNPTPIIIKPGTNPLLYKATESDETLMMDADLVIYNGLGLEPGLSDTLERVGKTVPCRAITACLSKEDLIRSDLYESGYDPHVWWDLTLWEKILRYMVDILATVDPEFEFDYGSTFIRYGQELSFVRRYIGSWASRIPGEKRILVTLHDAFRYFGRAFDFEVKSLYLPGTDTMNQKRLNELADFIIAGNIETVFPEKAFPHDDLQRLINEVEKRGGHVTSGDELYAYSLGEMNTPEYIFLRASRIMIARIYKELKPPDGMDMPK
- a CDS encoding insulinase family protein, with protein sequence MNTLVAGDSLFGFTVRSVMEIPDHQSCLITLDHVKTGCEFIHFLNTDREKLFSFIFRTPPDDDTGIPHIIEHAVLCGSRAFPVKDPFVLLLKGSMKTFLNAFTAPDCTMYVGSSTLDQDFLNLMHVYGDAVFNPLLKEEVFMQEGYHLEFDEKNPGRLSIVGVVYNEMKGNYSDPESIVYEYSCRALFPNTTYRYEAGGDPEHIPDLTFRKLLRYYRKYYHPSNCKIFVYGDISTADICEFVHGRFLSPYGPRSIKSSIMCQKRWKRPRNIEKTFALAPHLETKARSIITINWLIGPVTDSLLLLSFRILAEILVGNAGSPLRKVLVDSGLGEDISPATGLETGFKEMVFSIGLRGTDESKKETMLSLVTRTLEKLASDGWDDELLRAAVQRIVFRNREISSSGGPYGLRQMMRVLKGWLYDANTADSFFFDERMDEFRERLAREKDYLQHLLRTYLIDNNHRTLLIVKPDHAQKRREETKIRKRLSNIESNETELGKIRTAMEKLRKYQETPDSPFDIKKIPSLSLRDMPKSPPAIPIEKRLVHNSVPLYFHDIGTNGIVYVDVAFDMSGIDCELIPAMTMFRKAVSGAGLPGIGYEVVARKLSLYTGGFFGTFSTNTDVVSGEHRAYTIFRVMALEENVKEALSLMTDLLLHADFTDTRRISDMVFELRNNYRSSLIPSGNFYASLRAGSRLSPSLSLEEKVRGIEQILYLKELSRGLDEKIETVKMQLSRVRDELVNRHRLALNLTCEKKYLDVVEKEMERMVGMIPAGRPPAEDRTVYRKPAFDDEVEAIATTTNVGYIARAFMGAPYTNKENALQAVLSHLLNTGYLWEEVRMKGGAYGASAQLFGTDGIFIFSSYRDPNITKTLRAFRDSLLAVRGKTLSSDQIEKAVIGTISKSEKPYTPAKLGYISFKRLLYGISDEIRQKRRDIILSTDHHSLASVSDRLLDAYDKGVSVVIADRQSILGESSQMQSLLSGLWEIET